In Stigmatopora argus isolate UIUO_Sarg chromosome 17, RoL_Sarg_1.0, whole genome shotgun sequence, the following are encoded in one genomic region:
- the LOC144091861 gene encoding F-box/LRR-repeat protein 7 codes for MSIWTFGPLDYVSSQMGANNGKLYGSEGKGSSSISSDLSSGTPSGDVPKNATPSEEGLDSIPRTPRTPSPGLKSSSSSSSASVDGRSPSAPERPRPGARPGARSPAELLPDVLLLEIFSRLSSKQLCRCARVCRRWHELAWDPRLWRALRLSGEQLHADRALRALTQRLCRDTPHVCLALETVAMAGCRRLSDRGMRVLAQRCPELRRLEVAGCHNVSDQAVFEVVSRCPGLEHLDLSGCSKVTCISLSPEGCPPASPPPPPSPLPPSLQTSLRYLDMSDCCRLEDEGLRVIAAHCPRLTHLYLRRCARLSDEALRHLAPRCPSLRELSLSDCRLLGDFGLREVARLEGRLRYLSVAHCPRVTDVGLRYVARYCPKLRYLNARGCEGLTDQGLGHLARGCPKLKSLDVGKCPLVSDAGLEQLAPRCAALRRLGLRACESVTGRGLRALALHCAQLQLLNVQECEVAPDALRFVRRHCRKCVIEHTDPAFY; via the exons ATGAGCATTTGGACTTTTGGTCCGCTGGACTATGTGTCCTCTCAAATGGGTGCCAACAACGGAAAACTCTACGGAAGCGAGG GCAAGGGGAGCTCCAGCATCTCATCCGACCTGAGTTCCGGCACGCCGAGCGGCGACGTTCCCAAGAATGCGACTCCCAGCGAAGAAG GTTTGGACTCCATCCCGCGCACTCCGAGAACGCCGAGCCCCGGCCTCAagtcctcgtcgtcgtcgtcgtcggcgtCCGTCGACGGGCGCTCGCCGTCGGCGCCGGAACGGCCCCGGCCGGGCGCCCGCCCCGGGGCCCGCTCGCCGGCGGAGCTGCTGCCGGACGTCCTGCTGCTGGAAATCTTTTCGCGGCTCTCCAGCAAGCAGCTGTGCCGCTGCGCCCGCGTGTGCCGGCGTTGGCACGAGCTGGCGTGGGACCCGCGGCTGTGGCGCGCCCTGCGGCTCTCCGGCGAGCAGCTGCACGCCGACCGGGCCCTGCGGGCGCTGACGCAGCGGCTGTGCCGGGACACGCCCCACGTCTGCCTGGCCCTGGAGACGGTGGCGATGGCCGGCTGCCGGCGACTCAGCGACCGCGGCATGCGCGTGCTGGCGCAGCGCTGCCCCGAGCTGCGCCGCCTGGAGGTGGCCGGCTGCCACAACGTCTCCGACCAGGCCGTCTTCGAGGTGGTGTCGCGATGCCCCGGCTTGGAGCACTTGGACCTCTCGG gttgctCCAAGGTGACTTGCATCAGCCTGAGCCCCGAGGGGTGCCCGCCGGCgtcgccgccgcccccgccatCGCCGCTGCCGCCCTCCCTGCAGACCTCCCTCCGCTACCTGGACATGAGCGACTGCTGCCGTCTGGAGGACGAGGGCCTGCGCGTGATCGCCGCCCACTGCCCGCGTCTGACTCACCTGTACCTGCGGCGCTGCGCCCGCCTGAGCGACGAGGCGCTGCGCCACCTGGCCCCCCGCTGCCCGTCCCTGCGCGAGCTGAGCCTGAGCGACTGCCGGCTGCTGGGCGACTTCGGCCTTCGCGAGGTGGCCCGCCTGGAGGGCCGCCTGCGCTACCTGAGCGTGGCGCACTGCCCGCGCGTGACCGACGTGGGCCTGCGCTACGTGGCCCGCTACTGCCCCAAGCTGCGCTACCTCAACGCCCGCGGCTGCGAGGGCCTGACCGACCAGGGCCTGGGACATCTGGCGCGCGGATGCCCCAAGCTCAAGTCGCTGGACGTGGGCAAGTGCCCGCTGGTGTCCGACGCCGGGCTGGAGCAGCTGGCGCCCCGCTGCGCCGCCCTGCGCCGCCTGGGTCTGCGGGCCTGCGAGAGCGTGACGGGGCGTGGCCTGCGCGCGCTGGCGCTCCACTGCGCCCAGCTGCAGCTGCTCAACGTGCAGGAGTGCGAGGTGGCGCCCGACGCGCTGCGTTTCGTACGCCGCCATTGCCGCAAGTGCGTCATCGAGCACACCGACCCCGCCTTCTATTGA
- the LOC144091865 gene encoding uncharacterized protein LOC144091865 isoform X2, with the protein MTHDDDASARKHVFILERQRQELISINQKWAKEYNNMVAFYQNKLLTLQASLKHQENAEKERTSQCKHLPQALEERIHPRTLEGRETTPHDLWRHQAEVFKEDFAKERRDRELLQRKYEELRQKLTSTSDELHHLKSKVLNTRYYRDNRKNK; encoded by the exons ATG acCCACGATGACGACGCCAGCGCACGAAAGCACGTTTTCATACTCGAGAGGCAACGGCAAGAG CTGATTAGCATCAACCAGAAATGGGCAAAAGAGTACAACAACATGGTGGCCTTCTACCAAAATAAG ctTCTAACTCTGCAGGCGTCACTTAAACATCAAGAAAatgcagaaaaagaaagaacatcACAATGTAAACACCTACCTCAG GCTCTGGAGGAAAGAATCCATCCGAGAACCCTGGAGGGAAGAGAAACGACCCCGCATGACCTCTGGAGACATCAG GCCGAGGTGTTCAAGGAGGACTTTGCCAAGGAGCGACGGGACCGCGAGTTACTGCAACGCAAATACGAGGAGCTGCGCCAGAAGCTCACTTCGACCAGTGATGAGTTGCACCACCTGAAATCAAAGGTACTGAATACTCGGTATTACCGTgacaatagaaaaaataaataa
- the LOC144091865 gene encoding uncharacterized protein LOC144091865 isoform X1: MLTHDDDASARKHVFILERQRQELISINQKWAKEYNNMVAFYQNKLLTLQASLKHQENAEKERTSQCKHLPQALEERIHPRTLEGRETTPHDLWRHQAEVFKEDFAKERRDRELLQRKYEELRQKLTSTSDELHHLKSKVLNTRYYRDNRKNK, from the exons ATGTTG acCCACGATGACGACGCCAGCGCACGAAAGCACGTTTTCATACTCGAGAGGCAACGGCAAGAG CTGATTAGCATCAACCAGAAATGGGCAAAAGAGTACAACAACATGGTGGCCTTCTACCAAAATAAG ctTCTAACTCTGCAGGCGTCACTTAAACATCAAGAAAatgcagaaaaagaaagaacatcACAATGTAAACACCTACCTCAG GCTCTGGAGGAAAGAATCCATCCGAGAACCCTGGAGGGAAGAGAAACGACCCCGCATGACCTCTGGAGACATCAG GCCGAGGTGTTCAAGGAGGACTTTGCCAAGGAGCGACGGGACCGCGAGTTACTGCAACGCAAATACGAGGAGCTGCGCCAGAAGCTCACTTCGACCAGTGATGAGTTGCACCACCTGAAATCAAAGGTACTGAATACTCGGTATTACCGTgacaatagaaaaaataaataa